The proteins below come from a single Tachypleus tridentatus isolate NWPU-2018 chromosome 13, ASM421037v1, whole genome shotgun sequence genomic window:
- the LOC143237183 gene encoding neuronal acetylcholine receptor subunit alpha-9-I-like, whose protein sequence is MGKFVILKLALLSVFQLGVLCSKPDKSKLLNAKLFKYDSRVVPKADKETPVTVNIGLHLYYLAGLDVETEKLSANGWLIMKWMDPSLQWNPEEFEGAKMIFLNTNEIWTPDIALYESASQNNFVSGTEAKVVVKHTGEVLWVPPVDIQTICPIEPNSYEYHCNLTFGSWVRSIKDVDVLPDSHLGADGDSFLRVHHKWELVDMKVTRKNVLYRCCPERYPAVVYTLHFKRRQESRQSSPHVAVYCNH, encoded by the exons ATGGGAAAGTTCGTTATTTTAAAGCTGGCATTATTGTCGG tttttcagTTGGGAGTACTATGTTCAAAACCTGACAAATCCAAACTTCTTAACGCTAAGCTATTCAAGTATGATAGCCGAGTGGTACCTAAAGCAGACAAGGAAACACCTGTAACGGTCAATATTGGCCTCCACCTGTATTACCTTGCAGGTTTG GATGTGGAAACTGAGAAGCTAAGTGCAAATGGCTGGTTAATAATG AAATGGATGGACCCTAGTCTTCAGTGGAACCCAGAAGAATTCGAAGGTGCGAAAATGATTTTTCTAAACACTAACGAAATCTGGACGCCTGATATTGCCTTATATGAAAG CGCATcgcaaaataattttgtttctggaaCTGAAGCGAAAGTAGTTGTGAAACATACAGGAGAAGTATTGTGGGTTCCCCCTGTGGATATCCAAACCATATGTCCAATTGAGCCAAACAGCTACGAATATCATTGTAACTTGACCTTCGGATCCTGGGTCCGAAGCATCAAAGACGTCGATGTGCTACCAGATTCTCATCTCGGTGCAGATGGGGATTCATTTCTTCGGGTTCACCACAAGTGGGAGCTAGTGGACATGAAGGTTACCCGGAAGAATGTTCTCTACAGATGCTGTCCTGAGAGATATCCAGCAGTGGTCTACACTCTTCATTTCAAGCGTCGTCAAGAAAGTAGACAGAGTTCTCCCCACGTCGCAGTATATTGTAATCACTGA